One Gordonia mangrovi genomic region harbors:
- the mtrA gene encoding MtrAB system response regulator MtrA, translated as MKPRILVVDDDAALAEMLTIVLRGEGFEPFVVGDGTQALTAVREIRPDLVLLDLMLPGMNGIDVCRVLRADSGVPIVMLTAKSDTVDVVLGLESGADDYMVKPFKPKELVARVRARLRRTDEEPAELLSIGPVEIDVPAHKVTRDGVPISLTPLEFDLLVALARKPRQVFTRDVLLEQVWGYRHPADTRLVNVHVQRLRAKVESDPENPEVVLTVRGVGYKAGPP; from the coding sequence ATGAAGCCTCGCATCCTCGTCGTCGACGACGACGCCGCACTCGCCGAGATGCTCACCATCGTGCTGCGCGGCGAGGGGTTCGAGCCGTTTGTTGTGGGCGATGGGACGCAGGCACTGACCGCGGTTCGCGAGATCCGACCCGACCTGGTGTTGCTCGACCTGATGCTGCCGGGGATGAACGGCATCGATGTGTGCCGCGTGCTGCGTGCCGACTCGGGTGTGCCGATCGTGATGCTGACGGCGAAGTCCGACACCGTCGATGTGGTCCTCGGCCTCGAATCCGGCGCCGACGACTACATGGTGAAGCCATTCAAGCCGAAGGAACTCGTCGCGCGAGTGCGGGCACGGCTGCGTCGCACCGACGAGGAACCGGCCGAGCTGCTCTCCATCGGGCCGGTCGAGATCGATGTGCCCGCGCACAAGGTCACCCGCGACGGTGTGCCGATCTCGCTGACCCCGCTGGAGTTCGACCTGCTGGTGGCGCTCGCGCGCAAACCACGTCAGGTGTTCACCCGCGACGTCCTGCTCGAGCAGGTGTGGGGCTACCGTCATCCGGCGGACACTAGACTCGTGAACGTGCATGTCCAGCGTCTCCGAGCCAAGGTCGAGAGCGACCCGGAAAATCCTGAGGTCGTGTTGACGGTGAGGGGGGTCGGCTACAAGGCCGGCCCGCCGTGA
- a CDS encoding methionine/alanine import family NSS transporter small subunit, which translates to MSAGAIVMMIIAMVIVWGGLAAAIVNLRLRPNKTDSPYEDPDLVADDIAREHLPHPTRDT; encoded by the coding sequence ATGAGTGCCGGTGCCATCGTCATGATGATCATCGCCATGGTGATCGTGTGGGGCGGACTCGCCGCCGCCATCGTGAATCTTCGCCTGCGTCCCAACAAGACCGACAGTCCATACGAGGATCCGGATCTGGTCGCCGACGACATCGCGCGCGAGCATCTGCCGCATCCCACCCGCGACACCTAG
- a CDS encoding WXG100 family type VII secretion target, with amino-acid sequence MDRIGYNFAGMDVLSGDLNAQFTALGELANQLKSIVSNLQNEVWQSGGAGEYQAAQAQWDMLFEEARANLHGLGKGVSNAAETMMNADRQVGASFRI; translated from the coding sequence ATGGATAGAATTGGATACAACTTCGCCGGAATGGACGTTCTGTCTGGTGACCTGAATGCGCAGTTCACAGCGCTGGGGGAATTGGCGAACCAGCTCAAGTCGATTGTTTCGAACCTTCAGAACGAGGTGTGGCAATCCGGCGGTGCCGGGGAGTATCAGGCTGCTCAGGCGCAGTGGGACATGCTGTTCGAGGAGGCCCGCGCGAACCTTCACGGACTTGGCAAGGGCGTTTCCAACGCGGCTGAAACGATGATGAACGCAGATCGTCAGGTCGGCGCGAGTTTCCGCATCTGA
- the lpqB gene encoding MtrAB system accessory lipoprotein LpqB, whose translation MGAMVLTLVCVLSACGSIPSSSSPQPITAFERQGPTNVVPVPQADMDPESLVRAFLKATADPEAGHSAAREFLTTTSSEQWDDRGDMLIIDEVNIFVDQRSEDAVRLRLLGDNVGTLKSDGELLPATGQVETTLSLTRVGDQWRIDGPLPNGTMIDRTQFETAYRAATLYFTDRSLEHLVADPRWFYSGQDTEPTELITRLIAGPSADLADAVDSGFPNGAALRGPVTALSDGGVRMELTGIGSSSTRDRTALAAQIIWTLDAADIGGPYVINADGGPLIPERAPGWQTADVRSFDPTSVPSTDVGLNIIRDGALLKVTDSGTVPVDGPLGTSTAVRSAVISADGETDAAVVARPGQRLDLVVGPYGANPGVVTTGVSITRPSFGQNANTIWAVVDGQPVQWMRDEADTSERLIPVNADAIATVARGAITELQVAPDGVRVALIVGGQVVFAVVTTNADGGLSLTNPRIAAYNIGNRAVSLDWASPTTLMVARDANESPVAQLSINGTPAVGLLSGNLSPPVSSVVADQATVYVGDTRGVLRLGSSNGQPDQYWTEVEPAMAPGVIPVLP comes from the coding sequence ATGGGCGCTATGGTGCTGACGCTCGTATGTGTGCTCAGCGCGTGCGGATCAATCCCCAGCAGTTCCTCGCCCCAACCGATCACCGCGTTCGAACGGCAGGGGCCGACCAACGTGGTGCCGGTACCGCAAGCGGATATGGATCCCGAGTCGCTGGTGCGGGCGTTCCTCAAGGCCACCGCCGACCCGGAGGCCGGGCATTCGGCGGCACGTGAGTTCCTCACCACCACATCCTCGGAGCAGTGGGACGATCGTGGCGACATGCTGATCATCGACGAAGTCAACATCTTCGTCGACCAGCGCAGTGAGGACGCGGTGCGGTTGCGGCTGCTCGGCGACAACGTCGGCACGCTGAAGAGCGACGGCGAGCTGCTGCCCGCGACCGGCCAAGTCGAGACCACGTTGTCGCTGACCCGGGTCGGTGACCAGTGGCGTATCGACGGCCCGCTGCCGAACGGCACGATGATCGACCGCACCCAGTTCGAAACGGCCTACCGCGCCGCGACGCTGTACTTCACCGACCGCAGCCTCGAGCACCTCGTCGCGGACCCGCGGTGGTTCTACTCGGGGCAGGACACCGAGCCGACCGAACTGATCACCCGGCTGATCGCGGGACCGTCGGCCGACCTCGCGGATGCGGTGGACAGCGGTTTTCCCAACGGTGCCGCCCTGCGGGGGCCGGTCACCGCGCTGAGTGATGGTGGGGTCCGGATGGAGCTGACCGGGATCGGTTCCAGCTCCACCCGTGACCGGACCGCGCTGGCCGCACAGATCATCTGGACACTCGACGCCGCCGACATCGGTGGGCCCTACGTGATCAACGCCGACGGAGGCCCGCTCATCCCCGAGCGCGCGCCCGGCTGGCAGACGGCCGACGTCCGCTCCTTCGACCCGACGTCGGTGCCCTCCACAGATGTCGGTCTCAACATCATCCGAGACGGTGCATTGCTGAAGGTCACCGATTCGGGCACGGTACCGGTCGACGGTCCCCTCGGCACGAGCACGGCTGTGCGTTCGGCGGTGATCTCGGCCGACGGTGAGACCGACGCGGCCGTGGTGGCCCGGCCCGGGCAACGCCTGGACCTGGTGGTCGGACCATACGGCGCGAACCCGGGCGTCGTCACCACCGGGGTGTCGATCACCCGACCCTCGTTCGGGCAGAACGCCAACACCATCTGGGCGGTTGTCGATGGACAACCGGTGCAGTGGATGCGTGACGAGGCCGACACCAGTGAGCGACTCATCCCGGTCAACGCCGACGCCATCGCCACGGTGGCGCGCGGCGCGATCACCGAGCTGCAGGTGGCGCCCGATGGTGTGCGGGTGGCGCTCATCGTCGGCGGTCAGGTCGTCTTCGCGGTCGTCACCACCAACGCCGACGGTGGTCTCTCCCTGACCAATCCACGCATCGCGGCCTACAACATCGGCAACCGGGCGGTGTCGCTGGACTGGGCGTCGCCCACGACACTGATGGTCGCTCGGGATGCGAACGAATCGCCGGTCGCCCAGTTGTCGATCAACGGCACACCCGCCGTCGGGCTGCTGTCGGGCAACCTGTCCCCGCCGGTGAGCTCGGTGGTGGCCGACCAGGCCACCGTCTACGTCGGGGACACCCGTGGGGTGCTGCGCCTCGGCAGCTCCAACGGCCAACCCGACCAGTACTGGACCGAGGTGGAGCCGGCGATGGCACCGGGCGTGATCCCGGTGCTTCCGTGA
- a CDS encoding ESX secretion-associated protein EspG has protein sequence MWQVTADTTATALDVDVLRRVGELAGVQTWPVVLDLWATAADGDEQDATHAAADREIASRGLFDAGEPVAWLGTALRVLAAPERQLEIRTMTSDTAIEAAEMRRTCVARSGHEHVIARRIGRQVDLRLLTVSAESDVAALVTSDVGAVEPLEFAGLSVPAEELAGRLADCGGANDIADALHTLGAVGSDAVILGSALTRCHTRSEIVAVSWSNGGSTQSSGALAIFDTDRGRIVASPSKSPDGRVWTTLSPGGAHRITQAVGLLIETLPEGRWMP, from the coding sequence ATGTGGCAAGTGACCGCGGACACCACAGCAACAGCCCTCGACGTGGACGTGTTGCGCCGCGTGGGCGAGTTGGCAGGTGTGCAGACCTGGCCGGTCGTGCTCGACCTCTGGGCCACTGCGGCCGACGGCGACGAGCAGGACGCTACCCACGCCGCCGCCGACCGCGAGATCGCATCGCGCGGCCTGTTCGACGCCGGTGAACCGGTGGCCTGGTTGGGAACCGCGCTGCGGGTGCTGGCCGCACCGGAGCGGCAGCTGGAGATCCGGACCATGACGTCCGACACGGCGATCGAGGCCGCCGAGATGCGGCGGACATGCGTGGCCCGCAGCGGTCACGAGCACGTGATCGCGCGACGCATCGGCCGCCAGGTCGATCTGCGGCTGCTGACGGTCAGTGCCGAGTCCGACGTCGCTGCGTTGGTGACGAGTGACGTGGGTGCCGTCGAGCCGCTCGAGTTCGCCGGGCTCAGCGTGCCCGCCGAGGAACTGGCCGGCCGCCTCGCCGACTGCGGCGGGGCCAACGACATCGCCGATGCGTTGCACACTCTCGGGGCCGTCGGGTCCGACGCGGTGATCCTCGGCTCGGCATTGACCCGCTGTCACACCCGATCGGAGATCGTCGCGGTCTCCTGGTCGAACGGTGGCAGCACACAATCTTCTGGTGCACTGGCGATCTTCGACACCGATCGGGGCCGAATCGTCGCCAGTCCCAGCAAGTCTCCGGACGGGCGGGTGTGGACCACGCTGTCGCCGGGTGGCGCCCATCGGATCACGCAGGCCGTCGGCCTGCTGATCGAGACGCTTCCCGAAGGACGGTGGATGCCGTGA
- the mtrB gene encoding MtrAB system histidine kinase MtrB: protein MIGRPRRRVNSTFARLTRVASSIGRSFGRIWRRSLQLRVVVSTLVLSFVVILILVFVLISQITDRLLDVKLAAATEEVERARIAVERDLTSSDGNMSVQNRLRQTRSLLTDRDVDTSENSGTVGTFDTVLLVPGTEEDGSDSGVGPITEIPDNLRDMVEGGQVAYQYTSISNASGGTEPALVVGTPTNASVPGLELFLVFPLTSEQNTVDLVRGTLVTGGVVLLGLLAAIAWLVSRQVVLPVRSASRIAVRFADGRLKERMPVRGEDDMARLAMSFNDMAESLSKQITHLEEFGGLQRQFTSDVSHELRTPLTTVRMASDVLYEGRDELDPVRKRSVELLDKELDRFETLLNELLEISRHDAGMAELAAERMDMAIPIDGALATVSHLAEETGTELVLDLPTEPVIAEIDPRRVERILRNLLANAIDHGERHPVVLTMRSDGDAVAITVRDHGIGLRPGEEKLVFNRFWRSDPSRFRRSGGTGLGLAISIEDARLHQGRLEAWGEPGNGACFRLTLPLVRGHKVLGSPLPLKPIGGAIARTSTTRSTPKQVAGAGAAVDVSAAPPSTPQSTSTPQSSSTAQSSSTPQDTSTPQDTSTPQDTSAPQDTSTPQSSSGGGGGVIG, encoded by the coding sequence GTGATCGGCCGTCCTCGACGCCGCGTCAACAGCACCTTCGCTCGGCTCACCCGCGTCGCGAGCAGTATCGGCCGCTCCTTTGGCAGGATCTGGCGGCGGTCACTGCAGCTACGTGTGGTGGTGTCGACGTTGGTGCTGTCGTTTGTGGTGATCCTGATCCTGGTGTTCGTGCTGATCAGTCAGATCACCGATCGCCTGCTCGACGTGAAGCTGGCGGCCGCGACCGAAGAGGTCGAACGCGCCCGGATCGCGGTAGAACGGGACCTGACCAGCAGCGACGGCAACATGTCGGTGCAGAACCGACTACGCCAGACGCGGTCGCTGCTGACCGACCGCGATGTCGACACCAGCGAGAATTCCGGAACGGTGGGCACCTTCGACACCGTGTTGCTGGTACCGGGGACCGAGGAGGACGGCAGTGACAGCGGTGTCGGCCCGATCACGGAGATCCCCGACAATCTGCGGGACATGGTCGAGGGCGGACAGGTCGCCTATCAGTACACCTCGATCTCCAACGCTTCCGGCGGCACGGAGCCCGCTCTCGTGGTCGGTACCCCGACCAATGCGTCGGTGCCGGGTCTCGAGCTCTTTCTCGTCTTTCCGCTGACCAGTGAGCAGAACACCGTCGATCTGGTGCGCGGCACACTGGTCACCGGCGGCGTGGTGTTGCTCGGTTTGCTGGCCGCGATCGCCTGGCTGGTGTCGCGGCAGGTGGTGCTCCCGGTGCGATCTGCATCGCGTATCGCGGTCCGGTTCGCCGACGGCCGGCTCAAGGAACGGATGCCGGTTCGTGGCGAGGACGACATGGCGCGGTTGGCGATGTCGTTCAACGACATGGCGGAGAGCCTGTCGAAGCAGATCACCCACCTCGAGGAGTTCGGTGGCCTGCAGCGCCAGTTCACCTCGGACGTGAGCCACGAGCTGCGCACCCCGCTGACCACGGTGCGGATGGCCAGCGACGTGCTCTACGAGGGGCGCGACGAACTCGATCCCGTGCGCAAGAGGTCCGTGGAGCTGCTCGACAAAGAACTCGACCGCTTCGAGACCCTGCTCAATGAGCTATTGGAGATCTCCCGGCACGACGCAGGCATGGCCGAACTCGCCGCCGAACGGATGGACATGGCGATCCCGATCGACGGGGCGCTCGCGACGGTCAGCCACCTCGCCGAGGAGACCGGCACCGAGTTGGTGCTGGACCTTCCGACCGAACCGGTCATCGCCGAGATCGACCCCCGCCGCGTCGAGCGCATCCTGCGGAATCTGCTGGCCAATGCCATCGATCACGGCGAGAGACACCCCGTGGTGTTGACCATGCGGTCGGACGGGGACGCAGTCGCGATCACCGTTCGCGATCACGGCATCGGTCTGCGTCCGGGGGAGGAGAAACTCGTCTTCAACCGTTTCTGGCGGTCCGATCCGTCACGCTTCCGGCGTTCGGGCGGCACCGGGCTCGGTCTGGCCATCAGCATCGAGGACGCCCGCCTGCACCAGGGTCGGTTGGAGGCGTGGGGCGAACCGGGCAACGGTGCATGTTTCCGCCTGACGCTTCCGCTCGTGCGCGGACACAAGGTGCTCGGCAGCCCACTGCCGCTCAAACCCATCGGCGGGGCGATCGCCCGAACATCGACGACGCGCAGCACACCGAAACAGGTCGCAGGGGCCGGTGCGGCGGTCGACGTATCGGCCGCGCCCCCGTCCACTCCGCAGAGCACGTCCACGCCACAGAGCTCGTCGACTGCACAAAGTTCGTCGACTCCACAGGACACGTCGACTCCCCAGGACACGTCGACTCCCCAGGACACGTCGGCTCCGCAGGACACGTCCACTCCACAGAGCAGCAGCGGAGGGGGTGGCGGTGTCATCGGCTGA
- a CDS encoding sodium-dependent transporter, which yields MANPDAAAANRETWTRNSGFILAAIGSAVGLGNIWRFPGVAYESGGGAFIVPYLAALLTAGIPILFLDYAIGHRYRAVAPLAFRRIRRHAEAIGWFQTGLLFVIGVYYAAVIAWAMSYFVYSFDLRWGEDTQTFFLSDYLQVGDPEISTTIVGNVALPLVIVWLVILAVLCLGVARGVEKINMVFIPLLFIGFTGLVIRAITLPGASDGLNALFSPDWSALSDLDVWIAAYSQIFFSLSIAFGIMIAYSSFQRRKANMTSSGLVVAFANSSFEILAGIGVFSALGFLAYQQQAAISELEGLTGPILSFVTFPAVISEMPGASFWGALFFGSLVVAGFTSLISLLIGVSSSLQEKFGLSRVVASAVTAGVSGIISIGLFSTTSGLIALDTVDQFANNIGVVSSAIIMTVFAVWLARDADLLRRHLNAVSTFHLGKWWVALIGVVAPVFLATMLVQKIISIISDGYEGYPQWYIGIFGWGTIALLLIGAAALTLPGWNGRDYPGFQAWPPLDTEQKKEAVR from the coding sequence ATGGCCAACCCCGACGCTGCGGCCGCGAATCGTGAGACGTGGACCAGGAATTCCGGATTCATCCTTGCCGCGATCGGATCGGCGGTGGGGCTCGGCAACATCTGGCGATTCCCCGGAGTCGCCTACGAGAGCGGCGGCGGCGCGTTCATCGTTCCCTACCTGGCGGCACTGCTCACCGCGGGTATCCCGATTCTGTTCCTGGACTATGCGATAGGCCACCGGTACCGCGCGGTCGCGCCGCTGGCCTTCCGTCGTATCCGGCGTCACGCCGAGGCGATCGGCTGGTTCCAGACCGGCCTGCTGTTCGTGATCGGCGTCTACTACGCCGCAGTGATCGCCTGGGCGATGAGCTACTTCGTCTACTCCTTCGACCTCCGCTGGGGCGAGGACACCCAGACCTTCTTCCTGTCCGACTACCTTCAGGTCGGCGACCCCGAGATCTCCACCACGATCGTCGGTAACGTCGCGTTACCGCTGGTCATCGTGTGGCTGGTGATCCTGGCAGTGCTGTGCCTGGGTGTGGCCCGCGGCGTGGAGAAGATCAACATGGTCTTCATCCCGCTGCTGTTCATCGGGTTCACCGGACTGGTGATCCGGGCGATCACGCTGCCGGGTGCCTCCGACGGGCTCAATGCGCTCTTCAGTCCGGACTGGTCGGCGCTGTCGGATCTCGATGTCTGGATCGCCGCCTACAGTCAGATCTTCTTCTCACTGTCGATCGCCTTCGGCATCATGATCGCCTACTCGTCGTTCCAGCGGCGCAAGGCGAATATGACGAGTTCCGGACTCGTGGTGGCGTTCGCCAACTCATCGTTCGAGATCCTCGCCGGTATCGGTGTGTTCAGCGCCCTCGGCTTCCTCGCCTACCAGCAGCAGGCCGCCATCTCCGAGCTGGAGGGTCTCACCGGTCCGATCCTGTCGTTCGTGACATTCCCGGCGGTGATCTCGGAGATGCCGGGTGCGAGCTTCTGGGGCGCGTTGTTCTTCGGTTCCCTCGTGGTCGCCGGCTTCACGTCGCTGATCTCACTGCTGATCGGCGTCTCGAGTTCACTGCAGGAGAAGTTCGGGCTCAGCCGGGTCGTCGCGTCGGCCGTCACCGCCGGGGTCAGCGGCATCATCTCGATCGGACTCTTCTCCACCACCTCGGGGCTGATCGCACTCGACACCGTCGATCAGTTCGCCAACAACATCGGCGTCGTATCGTCGGCGATCATCATGACGGTGTTCGCGGTCTGGCTGGCCCGGGATGCCGATCTGCTCAGGCGTCACCTCAACGCGGTGTCGACGTTCCACCTCGGCAAATGGTGGGTGGCCCTCATCGGGGTGGTGGCGCCGGTCTTCCTCGCCACCATGCTGGTGCAGAAGATCATCTCGATCATCAGCGATGGCTACGAAGGCTATCCGCAGTGGTATATCGGCATCTTCGGCTGGGGCACCATCGCGCTACTCCTCATCGGCGCCGCGGCACTGACCCTGCCGGGATGGAATGGCCGCGACTACCCTGGATTCCAAGCATGGCCCCCGTTGGACACAGAGCAGAAGAAGGAGGCGGTCCGATGA
- the ahcY gene encoding adenosylhomocysteinase, giving the protein MTTVADSAPAADSRNGIDFKVADLSLADFGRKEIELAEHEMPGLMSLRREYADVQPLKGARISGSLHMTVQTAVLIETLVSLGAEVRWASCNIFSTQDHAAAAVVVGPYGTPEEPAGVPVFAWKGETLEEYWWAAEQMLTWPDQPANMILDDGGDATMLVLRGAEFERAGVVPPAEDDHPAEYKVFLELLRTRFETDNTKWTTIADAVQGVTEETTTGVLRLYQFAAAGELTFPAINVNDSVTKSKFDNKYGTRHSLIDGINRGTDVLIGGKKVLICGYGDVGKGCAESLAGQGARVQVTEIDPINALQALMDGFDVVTVEQAIADADIVITSTGNLGIITLEHMRQMKNQAILGNIGHFDNEIDMAGLENSGAKRINVKPQVDQWIFDSGKSIIVLSEGRLLNLGNATGHPSFVMSNSFSNQVIAQIELWTKKDEYDNEVYRLPKHLDEKVARIHVEALGGTMTKLTKEQAEYINVDVEGPYKPEHYRY; this is encoded by the coding sequence ATGACCACGGTGGCGGACTCCGCACCTGCGGCCGACAGCCGCAACGGGATCGACTTCAAGGTGGCCGACCTGTCACTTGCGGATTTCGGTCGCAAGGAGATCGAGCTGGCCGAGCACGAGATGCCGGGCCTGATGTCGCTGCGCCGCGAGTATGCGGATGTGCAGCCCCTCAAGGGGGCACGCATCTCCGGGTCGCTGCACATGACGGTGCAGACGGCGGTGCTGATCGAGACGCTGGTGTCTCTCGGCGCAGAGGTTCGCTGGGCCTCCTGCAACATCTTCTCCACCCAGGATCACGCGGCGGCCGCCGTCGTCGTCGGGCCGTACGGTACGCCCGAGGAGCCCGCGGGTGTCCCGGTCTTCGCGTGGAAGGGCGAGACCCTCGAGGAGTACTGGTGGGCGGCCGAACAGATGCTCACCTGGCCTGACCAGCCGGCCAACATGATCCTGGACGACGGTGGCGACGCCACCATGCTGGTGCTGCGTGGCGCCGAATTCGAGCGAGCCGGTGTGGTCCCGCCCGCCGAAGACGATCACCCCGCGGAGTACAAGGTCTTCCTGGAACTGCTGCGGACGCGGTTCGAGACCGACAACACCAAGTGGACGACCATCGCCGACGCGGTCCAGGGCGTCACCGAGGAGACCACCACCGGTGTGCTGCGCCTGTATCAGTTCGCTGCCGCCGGTGAACTGACGTTCCCGGCGATCAACGTCAACGACTCGGTCACCAAGAGCAAGTTCGACAACAAGTACGGCACCCGACACTCGCTGATCGACGGCATCAACCGCGGTACCGACGTGCTGATCGGCGGCAAGAAGGTGCTCATCTGCGGCTACGGTGACGTCGGTAAGGGCTGCGCGGAATCACTTGCCGGACAGGGAGCTCGGGTTCAGGTCACCGAGATCGACCCGATCAACGCCCTGCAGGCCCTGATGGACGGCTTCGATGTGGTCACTGTCGAGCAGGCGATCGCCGACGCGGACATCGTCATCACCTCGACGGGCAACCTCGGGATCATCACGCTCGAGCACATGCGGCAGATGAAGAACCAGGCGATCCTCGGCAACATCGGCCACTTCGACAACGAGATCGACATGGCCGGCCTGGAGAACTCCGGTGCCAAGCGGATCAACGTCAAGCCGCAGGTCGACCAGTGGATCTTCGACAGCGGCAAGTCGATCATCGTGCTGTCGGAGGGACGTCTGCTCAACCTCGGCAACGCGACCGGTCACCCGTCGTTCGTGATGAGCAACAGCTTCTCCAACCAGGTGATCGCGCAGATCGAGCTGTGGACCAAGAAGGACGAATACGACAACGAGGTCTACCGCCTGCCCAAACACCTCGACGAAAAGGTCGCGCGCATCCACGTCGAGGCCCTCGGCGGCACGATGACGAAGCTGACCAAGGAACAGGCCGAGTACATCAACGTCGACGTCGAAGGCCCCTACAAGCCGGAGCACTACCGCTACTGA
- a CDS encoding WXG100 family type VII secretion target encodes MGVEGPASGVHVDVAAGQSAAQSVAGIVGEMKQILGRIQASSQDGGASWQGSAWKAFDATSTDWSATARKLEQALDEIEAKLTTGFKGYAEQDQAVAQQVTSAANSDLSI; translated from the coding sequence ATGGGTGTTGAAGGACCGGCTTCCGGTGTGCACGTTGACGTTGCCGCCGGACAATCGGCCGCGCAGTCGGTCGCTGGAATCGTGGGTGAGATGAAGCAGATCCTCGGCAGGATTCAGGCGTCCTCGCAGGACGGTGGTGCTTCGTGGCAGGGCAGCGCGTGGAAGGCGTTCGACGCGACATCCACCGACTGGAGCGCGACCGCACGGAAACTGGAGCAGGCGCTGGATGAAATCGAAGCGAAGCTGACCACCGGTTTCAAGGGGTACGCGGAGCAGGACCAGGCAGTGGCACAGCAAGTCACCTCGGCCGCCAACAGCGACCTGTCAATTTGA
- a CDS encoding PPE domain-containing protein encodes MTGFTGVVWDARTTEQLASDLGDGAGPAPLAEAGLAWSRVASELASAAAEYGTILAALGVHWESAHTSESFANLSRLAPWFAEAAAAAGRNAARAEAQSAAVTVARMTMPNLAEVNLAEEAMRTAVTVAAIAPALVGAAAHAERALHDQRLRAAQVMHNYESASESAATPWVGAAPAPNLVSGQPLAGERAAREAAARAATQPHPQPPPAAAAIAPVGLPVAGMVMPSPEKTSYAPTILAGGGPAVSTASPAPAGQPAHAGPAGPVAPPMTPHGAGAADRFVARAPVVAEPDEPAVAAEAVVEHPSTWAEVAMADTPAVQHVPDTAEGRTLDRRYLDETLSLDHGKGL; translated from the coding sequence ATGACCGGCTTCACCGGTGTCGTCTGGGACGCCCGTACCACCGAGCAGCTCGCCTCGGATCTCGGTGATGGTGCCGGCCCTGCCCCGCTCGCCGAGGCCGGGCTGGCATGGAGTCGGGTCGCATCCGAACTCGCCTCGGCGGCAGCCGAATACGGGACTATCCTGGCCGCACTCGGGGTGCACTGGGAATCCGCGCACACCAGTGAGTCGTTCGCGAACCTGAGTCGGCTGGCGCCCTGGTTCGCCGAGGCCGCCGCAGCCGCCGGTCGCAACGCGGCCCGGGCCGAGGCGCAGTCGGCGGCGGTGACGGTGGCCCGGATGACGATGCCGAACCTGGCCGAGGTGAACCTGGCCGAGGAGGCGATGCGCACCGCGGTCACCGTCGCCGCCATCGCACCTGCGCTCGTCGGAGCAGCCGCACACGCCGAACGTGCCCTGCACGACCAGCGGCTGCGGGCAGCTCAGGTGATGCACAACTACGAATCGGCCTCGGAGTCCGCGGCAACGCCGTGGGTCGGTGCCGCGCCGGCGCCGAATCTGGTTTCCGGACAACCACTCGCAGGCGAACGCGCCGCACGCGAGGCCGCCGCCCGGGCCGCCACCCAACCCCACCCGCAGCCGCCACCGGCCGCTGCGGCGATTGCGCCTGTCGGGCTCCCCGTGGCGGGCATGGTGATGCCGTCCCCGGAGAAGACGAGCTACGCGCCGACGATCCTGGCCGGCGGAGGACCTGCAGTCAGCACCGCATCGCCGGCGCCCGCCGGACAGCCCGCGCATGCCGGGCCAGCCGGGCCGGTGGCCCCGCCGATGACACCGCACGGTGCGGGCGCCGCCGACCGGTTCGTCGCCCGCGCACCCGTGGTCGCGGAGCCCGACGAACCGGCCGTGGCTGCGGAGGCGGTCGTCGAGCACCCGTCCACCTGGGCAGAGGTGGCCATGGCGGATACCCCTGCCGTCCAGCATGTTCCCGACACCGCCGAGGGGCGGACGCTGGACCGGCGCTATCTGGACGAGACGCTGTCCCTCGATCATGGGAAGGGGCTGTAG
- a CDS encoding dTMP kinase, producing the protein MGQLIAVEGLDGAGKNTLVTELVNRWRRDGLRVWTLTFPRYGESVTADLAAEALHGRHGDLRDSVYAMALMFALDRADAADEIRGAIAEHDIVLLDRYVASNAAYNAARLNQDADGEMVEWVREMEFHRFGLPVPDHHVLLGVAPEVALDRAARRAATDASRPRDIYERDTSLQLRVDHVYRQLAQSNWMSPWVSTEDGDHAELARRLLDG; encoded by the coding sequence GTGGGCCAACTCATTGCCGTCGAGGGACTCGATGGCGCCGGCAAGAACACTCTGGTCACCGAACTCGTCAACCGGTGGCGCAGAGACGGACTTCGGGTCTGGACCCTCACGTTTCCGCGCTACGGCGAATCGGTGACGGCGGACCTCGCAGCCGAGGCCCTCCACGGCCGGCACGGCGACCTGCGCGACAGCGTGTACGCAATGGCACTCATGTTCGCTCTCGACCGGGCCGATGCGGCGGACGAGATCCGCGGCGCCATCGCCGAACACGACATCGTGCTCCTCGACCGGTACGTGGCCTCCAACGCCGCCTACAACGCCGCGCGGCTGAACCAGGACGCCGACGGCGAGATGGTCGAATGGGTTCGCGAGATGGAGTTCCACCGCTTCGGACTGCCGGTTCCCGACCATCATGTGCTGCTCGGTGTGGCACCCGAGGTCGCCCTCGACCGGGCGGCCCGCCGGGCGGCGACCGATGCCTCGCGGCCCCGCGACATCTACGAACGCGACACCAGCCTGCAACTACGCGTCGACCACGTGTATCGCCAACTGGCCCAGTCGAACTGGATGTCGCCGTGGGTATCGACCGAGGACGGGGACCACGCCGAACTCGCGCGGCGTCTGTTGGACGGATGA